One Bombus fervidus isolate BK054 chromosome 2, iyBomFerv1, whole genome shotgun sequence DNA segment encodes these proteins:
- the Agps gene encoding alkyldihydroxyacetonephosphate synthase, with protein sequence MSSNTKNDTNEDAESLNGPIRFQSVVPKERQKILKWNGWGYKDSEFRMNQKYIIEFTGERYPIGNQQLPYFTQWVKDTFGIDPTQRNVSQSIPTNLPEPIISLKVLEAIQELNIEYSLKGIDRLVRAHGHTLREIYLLKHGSFDRIPDIVLWPKCHEDVVKIIKLCARYGSVCIPFGGGTSVSGAASCPTNERRTIILLDTSQMNRILWIDRENLIACCEAGIIGQDLEKQLRLQGLTSGHEPDSYEFSSLGGWVATRASGMKKNRYGNIEDLVVRVRMVTGRTDDPEITLERGILVPRASCGPDFDHMILGSEGTLGVVTEVVIKVRPLPKVVKYGSIVFPNFQAGVLALREIAKERCQPTSIRLMDNEQFQFGQMLRPESGWSDLLLQRLKQVYMTRIKRFKWDQICVATLLFEGSSTAEVAAQEQKIYNIAKQHNGIQAGETNGERGYLLTFVIAYIRDLGLEYYVLAESFETSVSWNRALPLCRNVKSRVIRECYSRGVEQYFISCRVTQTYDAGCCVYFYMAFNYKNLPNPIETYETIEHVAREEILANGGSLSHHHGIGKLRSCFYADAVGTVGVSLYRAAKAHLDPHNIFAAGNLDPKCVSKL encoded by the exons ATGTCGTCTAATACGAAAAACGATACGAACGAGGATGCAGAGAGTTTAAATGGACCCATCCGTTTCCAGAGTGTTGTGCCAAAAGAAAG GCAAAAGATTCTCAAGTGGAATGGTTGGGGATACAAAGACTCGGAATTTCGTATGAACCAAAAATATATCATCGAATTCACTGGTGAGAG ataTCCGATTGGAAACCAGCAACTTCCGTATTTCACGCAATGGGTAAAAGACACGTTTGGTATAGATCCGACCCAAAGGAATGTATCTCAATCGATACCGACAAATCTACCAGAACCGATCATATCGTTGAAAGTGTTGGAAGCGATTCaagaattaaatatcgaatattcctTGAAGGGTATCGATCGGTTGGTTAGAGCACATGGGCATACACTTCGGGAAATTTATCTCCTCAAACAtggatcgttcgatcgaatacCGGACATAGTTCTCTGGCCAA AGTGCCACGAGGACgtcgtaaaaataattaaattgtgtGCTCGATATGGATCAGTCTGTATTCCATTCGGCGGTGGAACAAGCGTAAGCGGTGCTGCCTCCTGTCCGACGAACGAACGGCGAACGATAATATTGTTGGACACTTCGCAAATGAATAGGATACTGTGGATAGACAGGGAAAACCTAATTGCTTGTTGCGAGGCTGGTATTATCGGACAGGACCTTGAAAAGCAACTCCGACTGCAAGGTCTGACTTCTGGCCACGAACCCGACTCTTATGAATTTTCTAG TTTAGGTGGATGGGTTGCAACGAGGGCGAGTGGCATGAAAAAAAATCGATATGGGAACATCGAAGACCTAGTTGTACGAGTGAGAATGGTTACCGGTAGAACGGATGATCCAGAAATAACACTCGAAAGAGGTATATTGGTACCAAGAGCTTCTTGCGGTCCTGACTTTGACCATATGATCCTTGGTAGCGAAGGAACTTTGGGCGTCGTTACGGAAGTGGTGATCAAAGTTAGACCATTGCCAAAAGTAGTCAAATACGGTAGCATAGTTTTCCCAAATTTTCAAGCCGGTGTATTAGCGTTACGTGAG ATAGCTAAGGAACGATGTCAGCCGACTAGTATACGATTGATGGACAATGAACAGTTCCAGTTCGGTCAGATGTTACGACCAGAATCTGGTTGGAGTGATTTACTTTTGCAAAGATTAAAACAAGTTTACATGACTAGGATAAAACGTTTCAAATGGGATCAAATATGTGTCGCTACCTTATTGTTCGAAGGTAGTTCGACTGCCGAGGTGGCAGCACAGGAACAAAAAATTTACAACATCGCGAAGCAACACAATGGTATTCAAGCAGGAGAAACGAATGGTGAACGAGGTTACCTTTTAACATTCGTTATAGCTTATATCCGAGATCTGGGTCTCGAGTACTACGTTTTAGCTGAATCATTTGAGACGTCCGTCTCTTGGAATCGTGCGTTACCGTTGTGTAGGAATGTGAAATCTCGTGTGATCAGAGAGTGTTATTCACGTGGTGTCGAACAATACTTTATCTCTTGTCGTGTTACACAGACTTACGACGCCGGTTGTTGTGTGTACTTTTACATGGCGTTCAATTACAAGAATCTTCCGAACCCGATAGAAACATATGAGACTATCGAGCACGTTGCACGCGAAGAAATTCTTGCAAACGGTGGTTCTCTGTCTCATCATCACGGTATAGGAAAATTACGTTCTTGTTTTTACGCGGATGCAGTAGGAACAGTGGGAGTGTCCCTTTATAGAGCAGCCAAAGCACACTTGGATCCCCATAATATATTTGCAGCCGGGAACTTGGATCCAAAATGTGTATCGAAACTATGA